The DNA segment TGGCCATGAACAGGAAGCCGACGCCGATGAGGTACAACGACGCGCCGACGGTCCCCAAAATGAGGTACTTGAGGGCGGCGACGGCCGATTCTGGGCCGTCACCAGCGGCGATCATCGCGTACGTCGCCAGCCCGACGATCTCGAGGAAGACGAACATATTGAACACGTCGCCGGTCAGCGAGAGGCCGAGCAGGCCACCGACGAGCAACAGGTAGCCACCGTAGAACGTGTTTCCGCGCGGGCCACCGGCGCGCATGTACGCGAGGGCCCCCGCGGCGGTGATCGTCACGAGCAGGGCGATCAGCACGGAGAACTCGTCGGCGACGAGTTCGATGCCGACGCCCTGTGGACGGTTTTCGGTTTCACCCCAGCCGCCGAGTACGTGGACCACGCGTCCGGTCTCGTAGACGGCTGCGGCGAGGTAGACGGTCGCGGCGGTCAGGGCGGTGGTCGTCACCGCGGCGACGGACCAGCCCGTTCGCTCGAGTCGCAATCCGAGGACGATGGGCACGGCCGCGAGTAAGATCGGAACGGCGACCAGCAGGGCCGGCAGCATCTCGGCGACTTCACTCATCGGCACGCACCTCCCGAAGGGTGTCCTCGCGGAGCGTCCCGTACTCCGCGTAGATTCGGACGATGAGCGCGAGTCCCACGGCGGTCAGCGCGATGCCGACGACAATTGCCGTCAGCACGATCACGTGAGGGAGCGGACTCGCCATCGCGAGTTCGCCGGGGTTCTCCGTCGCGGGGACGATCGGCGAGGAGCCGCCCTCGACGAACGCGACCGCGACGAAGAACAGGAAGATCGCGGTCTGAAAGAGGTTGACCCCGATCAGCTTCTTTACGAGGTTCTCGTTCGCGATCATCATGTACATCCCGATCCCCATCACGACGAACATCAGCGCGTACGCGTAGCGCGTCGCGAGCACGTCAACGGTCCCTTCAATCATCGTCGCTCACCTCCGACTCGAGGGAGTCCTCTCCGCCGATCTGGCGGTCTGGCGTAAAGCCAGCCGCGGTGGCGAAAAAGAGCGTGATGACGACGCCGGCGACGATCAGCGCGACGCCGCCGACCTCGATCAGTTCCATCCCCCAGTAGTGAGCGATACCGAAGGTGTCGGCGATAGCGTCGTACTCGAGGAAGTTTCCGCCGAGAGCCATCGTGGCGAACCCGGTTCCGATGAAGATGGCGACGCCGCCGGTGACGAGGCCGACGACGAAGGAGTTTTTCAGCCACCGACGGGTCGGTTCGATGCCGAACGCGAAGGCGAGCATGAGGACGGTGACGCCGATGATCGCGCCGCCCTGGAAACTACCGCCGGGCGTGTCGGCACCGTGGAGACTCATGAACATCCCGTAGGTGAGGATGAACGGTGCGATGATCTTGACCGAGGTCATGATCACCTGGCTCTCGGTGTACGTATCGTCGTAGGAATCTGCGTTCGACATTATGTGAACACCTCCCGTTTCAAGACGAGAAGAACGGCCAATCCGGCCGCGAAGACGACAACGGCCTCGCCGAAGGTGTCGAACCCACGGTAGGAGGCCAAGACGGCGCTCACTGCATTTTGTGCGCCGGTGTCGGCGTAGGTTTCTTGCAGGTAGTACAGCGACGGCGTCTCGGCGAGGACGCCCTCGCCCCAGATCGGTGCGTCCTCAGTTCCGACGGCGTACATATCCGGGAGCAACGTCAGGAGGACGAGGACGAACGCGCCGACGACGACGACGGCCGGCACGTTGACTCGTTCGAACACGCGATCCGTCGGCGGACGGGTCGTGCGCGCGATGGTCAACAGGAGCAGGATGGTCGTCACGCCGGCACCGATCGCGGCTTCGGTCATCGCGACGTCGGGCGCGAGCAGGTAAGTGTAGAGGATCGCCATCCCGAGGCTGTAGGAGCCGAAGACGACGATCGCGGAGAGCACGTCACGGAATAGCGCCGTGAAAATCGCGGCGAGCAGGATGAACACCGTGAGCGTGTACGCGATGGCGCTCATTTCGACTCACCCTCCTCGTCGGAGTCCTTGGTCCACGGATCGATCCCGGTCTCGGCCGCCGAGCGAGCGATCGCGTGTGCTGCGGTCGGGTTCGTGATAAACACGAAGAACAGCAACAAGACGGCGTAGATCGTCATATTGTCCCAGCCGAGGGCGAGCGCAACGGCCGCCAGTGCGAGTCCAGCACCGAGCGTGTCCGTCTGGGAGGCGGTGTGGGCACGTGCGTAGATGTCCGGCAGTCGGAGCACTCCCACCGCGGAGACGAACGTAAAGAACAGTCCGAACGCGATGAGGACGACGATGGCCCAGAAGCGAATCGCTTCGATCACAGCACACCACCTCGCTCGACCGTGAACTTCGAGATGGCGATCGCCATCAGGAAGTTGAGCAGAGCGTAGATGAGGGCCACGTCGAGGAACCACGGCTCGTCGAGTCCCGCCGCGAGCAAGGCGAGAATCACGACCGTGTTCGTCCCGAGAACGTTCACCGCGAGCAGGCGATCCTGCGTCGTCGGACCGGCAACAGCGCGATAGAACATCATAATCGCGAGGACGATGAACAGCGCTGCAGCGGCGAGGAAGATGTCCTCGATCGTCACGCCACTCGGAATCATCCGTCCTCACCTCCCAGAATTTCGGTGTCGCCGCGCTCGCGGGGCGTCGGAATGTTTGCCCCCTCGCGACCGTGGAAGACGAACCGAACGGCCCGCTCGAGCGAACCGTCGAAGAGGTCGTCGCGGGCGCTCGGAATGAGCGTGTGGACAAGCAGTCGCTGATCGTTCGCTCGGACGGTCAGCGTCCCCGGTGTGAGCGTGATGCTGTTCGCTAACGCGAGCAGTGGGAGACCACTTCTGACGCGTGTGTTGACGCGCGTCATCGTGGGATCGATCGGCATCGATGGCCGGAGGATGACGATCGAGATAGCGAGATTCGCCTTGATAATTTCGAAGATCAGATAGGGCACGTAGACCGCAAAGCGAAGCGTCCGAAGGGGTGAGCCGATTCGGTCGAGCGGAAACGTAAACGTCACGTGCGCGAGTGAAACGGAGACGATGCCGGCAACTGCGGCCCCCGTCACGAGGTCGAACCAGTACGTCGGATCGCCGAGAATAAGATAAAAACCGTAGGAAATCCAGAACATCGCGAACAGGCGATCGAATCGTTCGGAACCGCTTCCAACGAGTCGTTCGTGTCGTGCTGGTCGTTCAACTGGCGCCTCGTCGTAGGCCAGCCCAACCGCATCGAGCTCGCGCTCGATCGACTGGAGCATCTGTGCTGTCGCGCCGGGTTGGTACTCCGGGTCGAGAACCACCCGATCGATGTCGTGGTCGTTCGCGTAGCGTTCGAACGTCTCTGCGAAGTCTCGAGGGCCGAAGAGGTACTCCTCGGTGCCGAGTAAGGACGTTTCGGTCGTCACGGCGTTGTCACCAGCGTCCTCACTAACCCAATTTTCGGCCTTCGCCAGCAGCGTTTCAGCCTCGTCGGTCTTCGATTCCCCCTCGAGGTGATTCGCTTCGTGTGGCAGGGCAACCACCAGATGGACCTCGAGGTCGGTCGCGTCTTCGAGACTCGAGCGCACAGCGTACTCAACCGTCTGTCGAACGGTCACCGTATCCGACAGCGGTGCGAGCACTCGTTCAGCCGCCACGGAACAACCCTCCAGGTAACCGTCGTTGAATAGTCATATCGCTCGTCGTTAGTCGAGTCAAGCGGCAGACGTAGGAAAACAATTTCGTTATCCGACGGCGTGACCGTCCATCGAGCCTATATTTTTACATTATTCGTGATGGTTGCAACGAGGGCTTTCGAGCGAGTGTTTCGGGTTACATTCAATTTAGTAGCGCCGACCGATACATTTACAAATATACTTTCGTTAGTCCAATCTGAATTGTATGCCTGCGACGAACGATAGCGTTCACAATCGACTCGAATCGGCACAGAATCAACTCTCCCCGTTGCAGATCGCGAGCGGACTGTTGTTCGGTGCAGCAATTGCGTTCACGCTCGTTTTCCTGCAAGAACCCCTTGCTCACGACGCAATGCACAACTTCCGCCACGCTGCGGGAATCGCGTGTCACTAACGATGATCGCTGACTACCTTCAGCGAGGAATTCTCGCCGGCGTCGTCGCCGGACTCGCCTACGGCATGTACATGGTGCTCGTCGGCAATCCACTCGGCGACTACCTTCACGACGCACAACACGACCACGGCCACGATCACGGGCACGGACACGGCGACCACGGCCACGGCCACGAACACGCCGTCTCCGAAACTACGACGGCCATCGTCAGCGCCGGGAGCGGCGTCCTCTGGGCGATCTTCCTCGGCGGACTGTTCGCGATCGCGCTCTACTTCCTCGAGCCGGCGCTCCCCGGCTCCGAGAGCGTCAGAGCGTACGTGCTCGCCGGTGCTGGATTCTTCGCCGTTTCCGTCTCGCCGTGGCTCGTCTTGCCACCCGCTACACCGGGTGCCGAACAACTGTACACGATCGACGGTCGACTGGCGATCTACGTCGGGTTGATCGGACTCGGCGCACTCGTGGCGGCCGCGTCGATCACAGCCTACAAACGAGGTGCACCGAGGCATCCGCTCGTCGGCCTCCTCGTCGCCGCGGTGCCGATTGTAGCATTCGTCGCCATCGTCCCGTTCGCGACGCCGACGGTGATCACCCACCCCGACCTCTTCGGCGACCTCGTCTCGACGTACCAGGCGCTCGCCGCACTCAGCCAGGCCGCAATTTGGGCCCTGCTCGCGGGGACGTTCAACGCCCTTCGACGGCGAGCGGCCCCCGCTGGCGACGCGGCTGCCAGCGGATCGAACGACCCACTCGCCGCGAACCCATAACCAATGCAAAGCCAAACCGAACGTCAACGCGACCGCCTCGCCGCACAGGTGTTCGTCTGCACCAACGCTCGAGACTCCGAGTACGCCTGCTGTGCCGACGTCGGCGGGCAGGAGACGCTCGAGGCCGTCAAATCGTGGCTCCGCCAACGCAACGCGTTCTGGAGTCCGATCTCCGTGACGGAAACCGGCTGTCTCGGCCTCTGTAGCGAGGAGGGAACCGCAATCGCGATCCAGCCTCGAAACGAGTGGTATTCGGACGTGACACCCGAGGACGTGCCCGACCTTCTCGAAGCCGAGTTCGGCCCCGATGCCCAGCGAGTCAGTCGAGAGTCAGAGCGCCACGCCCCAACGGACGACACGACGGCCGCGGAGTAGTCCTGCCCGAGCGACGCGAGCAGCCACACGAGTTGTGAAATGCCCACACGGCACAACGATTTTATCGACGGATTCCGACTGCTGGGATAGGAAAAATGCTCGCATGGCCGGAAGAAACGATATACGAGGCGCTCGAGGCGGTCGCATCGACGCACCCAGAAAAGTCGGCCGTCGTCGGTCCCGACACCGACCGGACGTACGCGACTCTCCTCGAGGAAAGTCGATCGCTCGCCGCCGGACTGGCGGACCTCGGCGTCGGAGCGGGTGACGTCGTCGCAGTCTGGCTCGGAAACCGCCCCGAGTGGGTCGCCTGCCAACTCGCGACCTCGGTTCTCGGTGCCGCGATGGTCGCCGTCAACACCCGCTATCGAACCCACGAACTCGAGTACATGCTCACCGACTCGAGTGCGAGTGTCCTCGTGACCGAGGAGTCACTACTCGGACGGAACTACCACGAGATGGTCGAATCGACCGTGCCGGAAGTCGCCACGCAGTCGCCATCGACGTTCGACCCGGACTCGATTCCGACGCTCGATGCCGTCGTGAGCCTCGAGTCCGATCCACGACGGCCAGCCATTCGCGACTACGAGGACGTGGTCGGGGAGGGACGGAGTCGAGTATCGAACGCCGACCTCGAGCCAGCGAGCGACCCCGCTGCGACGGCGGCGATTTTCTACACGAGCGGGACGACGAGCGACCCGAAGGGCTGTCTCCAGTCGAATCGCTCGCTGGTGAACCACAGCGCACACGTCGCGGCCCACCTCGGGATCACCGAAACGGACGTGGGCGTCGCGACGCTGCCGTTCTGTGGCATCTGGGGGTACAACACGGTGTTCGCACACCTCCTCGCAGGCGCGACGCTCGTCACGCAGACGCACTTCGATCCCGAGCGAACGATCGACCTGGTCGACGACCACGATGCGACCTCCCTCTCCGGGTTGGGCGTGATGTTCGAACGGATGCTCGCAACTGCGGACTTCGCTCGCTCGCGCGTCGACACGCTCGAGCGCGGCGTCGTCGGGTTCATCAGCAAGGGGTTCGACGAACCGCTGTTCGAACGGATCGAAGACGCGTTCGGTTTTCCGGTGGTCCAACCCTACGGCCTCTCGGAGGCGAACAGCCAGCTCTTCGTCGGCGATCCGGCAGCGCCGATGGCGAAACGAAAACGAGTCGGCGGGCCGCCGGTTCACCC comes from the Natronorubrum daqingense genome and includes:
- a CDS encoding cation:proton antiporter subunit C is translated as MIEGTVDVLATRYAYALMFVVMGIGMYMMIANENLVKKLIGVNLFQTAIFLFFVAVAFVEGGSSPIVPATENPGELAMASPLPHVIVLTAIVVGIALTAVGLALIVRIYAEYGTLREDTLREVRADE
- a CDS encoding MnhB domain-containing protein → MSNADSYDDTYTESQVIMTSVKIIAPFILTYGMFMSLHGADTPGGSFQGGAIIGVTVLMLAFAFGIEPTRRWLKNSFVVGLVTGGVAIFIGTGFATMALGGNFLEYDAIADTFGIAHYWGMELIEVGGVALIVAGVVITLFFATAAGFTPDRQIGGEDSLESEVSDDD
- a CDS encoding DUF4040 domain-containing protein → MSAIAYTLTVFILLAAIFTALFRDVLSAIVVFGSYSLGMAILYTYLLAPDVAMTEAAIGAGVTTILLLLTIARTTRPPTDRVFERVNVPAVVVVGAFVLVLLTLLPDMYAVGTEDAPIWGEGVLAETPSLYYLQETYADTGAQNAVSAVLASYRGFDTFGEAVVVFAAGLAVLLVLKREVFT
- the mnhG gene encoding monovalent cation/H(+) antiporter subunit G, with translation MIEAIRFWAIVVLIAFGLFFTFVSAVGVLRLPDIYARAHTASQTDTLGAGLALAAVALALGWDNMTIYAVLLLFFVFITNPTAAHAIARSAAETGIDPWTKDSDEEGESK
- a CDS encoding cation:proton antiporter; its protein translation is MIPSGVTIEDIFLAAAALFIVLAIMMFYRAVAGPTTQDRLLAVNVLGTNTVVILALLAAGLDEPWFLDVALIYALLNFLMAIAISKFTVERGGVL
- a CDS encoding monovalent cation/H+ antiporter subunit E → MAAERVLAPLSDTVTVRQTVEYAVRSSLEDATDLEVHLVVALPHEANHLEGESKTDEAETLLAKAENWVSEDAGDNAVTTETSLLGTEEYLFGPRDFAETFERYANDHDIDRVVLDPEYQPGATAQMLQSIERELDAVGLAYDEAPVERPARHERLVGSGSERFDRLFAMFWISYGFYLILGDPTYWFDLVTGAAVAGIVSVSLAHVTFTFPLDRIGSPLRTLRFAVYVPYLIFEIIKANLAISIVILRPSMPIDPTMTRVNTRVRSGLPLLALANSITLTPGTLTVRANDQRLLVHTLIPSARDDLFDGSLERAVRFVFHGREGANIPTPRERGDTEILGGEDG
- a CDS encoding CbtB domain-containing protein → MPATNDSVHNRLESAQNQLSPLQIASGLLFGAAIAFTLVFLQEPLAHDAMHNFRHAAGIACH
- a CDS encoding CbtA family protein; the encoded protein is MIADYLQRGILAGVVAGLAYGMYMVLVGNPLGDYLHDAQHDHGHDHGHGHGDHGHGHEHAVSETTTAIVSAGSGVLWAIFLGGLFAIALYFLEPALPGSESVRAYVLAGAGFFAVSVSPWLVLPPATPGAEQLYTIDGRLAIYVGLIGLGALVAAASITAYKRGAPRHPLVGLLVAAVPIVAFVAIVPFATPTVITHPDLFGDLVSTYQALAALSQAAIWALLAGTFNALRRRAAPAGDAAASGSNDPLAANP
- a CDS encoding (2Fe-2S) ferredoxin domain-containing protein, which translates into the protein MQSQTERQRDRLAAQVFVCTNARDSEYACCADVGGQETLEAVKSWLRQRNAFWSPISVTETGCLGLCSEEGTAIAIQPRNEWYSDVTPEDVPDLLEAEFGPDAQRVSRESERHAPTDDTTAAE
- a CDS encoding class I adenylate-forming enzyme family protein, whose protein sequence is MLAWPEETIYEALEAVASTHPEKSAVVGPDTDRTYATLLEESRSLAAGLADLGVGAGDVVAVWLGNRPEWVACQLATSVLGAAMVAVNTRYRTHELEYMLTDSSASVLVTEESLLGRNYHEMVESTVPEVATQSPSTFDPDSIPTLDAVVSLESDPRRPAIRDYEDVVGEGRSRVSNADLEPASDPAATAAIFYTSGTTSDPKGCLQSNRSLVNHSAHVAAHLGITETDVGVATLPFCGIWGYNTVFAHLLAGATLVTQTHFDPERTIDLVDDHDATSLSGLGVMFERMLATADFARSRVDTLERGVVGFISKGFDEPLFERIEDAFGFPVVQPYGLSEANSQLFVGDPAAPMAKRKRVGGPPVHPEIEVRIVDPETRADRPTGEAGELALRGYPVADGYLGKPDATAEAFDESGWFYTGDLCVREADGSVYYRSRLDDALRTRGFLVAPREIAAAVEEHPAVRSCEVVGTPHPRHGEVPVAFVILESDGEGGGSSDTGGESEDGVSADSLETFLDDRVADYKVPAAFEFVEAFPTTPGPNGEKVQKGTLRERVRDRFDS